The genomic DNA AGACTTAAGTGTGAGCAGCCAGCTTGGTGAGTGGGAGAAAGTACAGTCCTCTATGGCATCTAATCCTTCAGGTAACAGTAGCCCTAAACGGCTGGTAATCCTAGAGCAGGTACATGTATGCACTAAGTGGTGCGATCGGGGTGAAGATAGCCATCACAAAGATTCATTTGATTCCAACAGTAATCCACACCGAGTCACAGAaaacagcctgtgtgtgtgtatgtgtgtggacgggggtggggggacgaGGTCTTTAACGAATTTGCTAATTCTAGTTGGGCCCGCCCAAACATTTCCTGAGAGCAGCCAGTATCAAACCCCAGTGGCTGTGCATTAATTCCCCGGAATAAGGCTTTGGTGTCCGGGAAGTTCAAAACAATGCTTTGTGTttgaccaaaagaaaaaagagttggAGAAGTACTGGGAAACTGGAGCAAAACCAGAAAAAAGGGGTGCAACTGGACGCCTGCTGGTGGGAGCAGCCTAGGCCTCTGGGCAGGGTGGGCACGTTAGGCGGGAGCCCAGGTGAGGGGTGTCTTGTGGTGGGCTGCAACAGCATAGCCGTCCCGGGGCCCACAGAGGCCCCCGCGTTTGGGCCGCAGGCCCCGGAGCAGCCGCCCCACTCCCGGACGCATCCCCAAGCACGGGCCGCGAATCTCAACGGCTCCGGGCCGGAGCGTGGAGCGGGAGGGGGGGCGGGCCTGCGGGAGCCGCTCGGGCCTGAGGACGCCGCGGTGGCTGTGGCAGAGCTGGGCCCTGACCGCGCGCGCCGCGGCTCGGGCGTGGGGCTGGCTCGGGGCAGACGCAGGCACACAGACACCATAGAGCTCCGCTTTCCCGTAGCAGCTGCTGCCTCTGCAGCTGCCTCTCCCGCCTCAGCCTCTCGGCccggcacacactcacacattcagaTTTGCGCGCTGTTTCAATCCTCGGTGACGTGTCCTCGCAGACAGCCAATGGCGCACGGGCTCTGGTCAGGACAATGGGAGGGAACGGGCCAATGAGCGAGCCCCGTGAGTTGGCGGTAGCCAATAGGAGGCGCGCTGGCTGGAGAGTAATGTTACAGAGCGGAGAGAGTGAGGAGGCTGCGTCTGGCTCCCGCTCTCACAGCCATTGCAGTACATTGAGCTCCATAGAGACAGCGCCGGGGCAAGCGAGAGCCGGACGGGCACTGGGCGACTCTGTGCCTCGCGGAGGGTAAGTGTGGGGCGGCGCAGCGGCGGGGAAAGCGCCTCAGGCAGCCTCGTAGCCCGCGCGGCGACCGGATCCCCGCGGCCCGAAGCCGGCGGGTCAGGCTCCACACAAAGGCAAATGAGGGGGGACCGTGGGGGGAACTGCGCACGGAGCGAGGCTCCGCCGGGCGCCGCGAACGCTGCCCCGAACCGAGCCGCGGGCCTCAGGCGGCCGCCACTTCACACCCGCAGCGCCCTCCGCGCCTCACTGgcgcaaaaaaattttttttgtgtgtgttccggattatttttaaaaaaaatttttttaaacgtGTTTGTGGCCCCCGGGGCCGAGCGTTTCGGGCAGGCGGCGTGCGCGGAGCGGGCAGCGGCGGCGCTTCCCGGCTGCATGGGCGGCCGCGGCGGGGAGCGCGGGGCGGCGGGCGGGGCGCCGCTGCGGGCGAGGGCGGCGCGGGTGGGCCGGGGGCGGCCGTGCGGGGCGGCTCGGGCCGGGCGAGGCGGCGGGCGAgcgggcggcagtggggggagcgGCGCCGCTGCTCTCGCTGGAACATGGCTGACTCGGCCCGGCGCTGCTGGCTGTAGAGAAAACAAGGCGGGCGTGCGGGCGGGGGAAGCTGGGCGCAGCAGTTCtgaggcaactttttttttccccccctctcctctcgctcccctctctcctctcttcacagCCCCGCGTTCTCCGTGCGGGGGCGGCGGGGCGCGCGGAGGGAGACGGCGCGGGGGCCGCGGGGGGAGGGGAGCCGCgcgcccccgcccctcccccgccGCCATGGCGAGTGCGCCAGCGCCCCGCCCGCCGCGCGCCTCAGTctcctcacacactcacatacacacacacacatacacacactcacacgcgcgcacacacaaagGGAAGGAGCCATATTCTCGCCGCGCTCGCCctcgcggcggcggcggcggcggcggcgcagGCGGGGAAGACGCGCAGCGGCCATTCCGTGCGCCGGCCCTGGCGGCCGCGGGCGGAGCCAGCCCCCATTTCGAGCGGGGCTTCTTGCGCCGCGGCCGACAAAATGGGGGCGGCGGCGCGAGCCTGCGGCCTTCCGGGCGCACGTGGCGGCCTCGGGCCCGCCCGGAGCCGCAGCCCCCCTCTACCTCAGGCCAAGTTCGGAGGGCGGGGAATCCTCCCCGCGCGCGCCAGGGTACCCCAACTTTTCACGGGCCCTGTTGGAAAAAAAAAGCCCGACACCCCCGTGGTGGCGGAGGGGGGGGCGGCGGCAGGAGTGGCTTTTGTCCCTCATCCTTGTTTACTCGGAGAAACTTCAGACCGGACGTGTTTAGTCAGAGCAGAAACGCATCTCGGGGCCAAAGCGATAGGAAACGGGCGGCCTCTCCCGGCCCTGTCCCAGCGCCGCCTCCGCCCTCCCGAGCAAAGTTTGATGCGAAGACCGGGTGTTCCTAAAGCTGGGTAAACTTTAGGTGCACGAGGGGgatttattgttttgcttttcatcccctccccctgcttttctAGGCCTGTAATTCTCTTAAGGTCTACTGGATCATTCCTTGTACACCGCAAAACTCACTAATGGAAAgggtgggttttttctttttttttttaaatgtttgtgttttgctggtttaaattttttttaaagatttggacATAGTTTAAACTACCAGTTAGGAGTCATTCAGAACAGACTGGACAGATAGCCAAtgcttgagtgtatgtgtgcctaCATTTTTGAGATCACACTttgagacctttttttttttttttttcttccctgtgtCCCATGCCCTCATCGCTGTGGCTTAACCACTTCTAGGAATTGGCTACGGTTTGCAATGTCCTGCTTGGCTTTTATGGGAGATTGTCGTCACCGCTGTGTTAAATAACACAAATTTTGGTTGTCTTGCCACCCTGAGCAGTTCGAAACTGGTCAGTTTCAGTTTTTTGGTTACTAACATTGAGTgctttctttcagaaaatcaactaaacatgggcaaaggagatcctaagaagccgagaggcaaaatgtcctcatatgcattctttgtgcaaacctgccgggaggagcacaagaagaagcacccggatgcttctgtcaacttctcagagttctccaagaagtGCTCAGAGAGGTGGAAGGTAAGGGGGCTTTAAAGACACTAACGGCCTTTTAGTTGTAGATTAGGATGAAGGGGCTGGGTGTTCTCCTTACTATTTGACTATTAAAGTGCTTTAGGGTGGCATATTAAACACCTCTATATCAAGTTCACAAATGACTCTTTCTAGACCATGTCtgctaaagaaaaggggaaatttgaagatatggcaaaggctgacaaggctcgttatgaaagagaaatgaaaacctacatcccccccaaaggggagaccaaaaagaagttcaaggacccCAATGCCCCCAAGAGGCCTCCGTGAGTATGAGCttttattttgagttgtttagAGTGGGTAGGAATTGATTCGGCCACCTTCAGTGTCTAGTACTTGGTACCTTAGCTGAAAATGGCTCAGGTCTTGTATTTTGAGAAGTCATAATGTAACTTAAGTCAGGTAGAATTTTATTAGGGTAAGGCATTTGAACTGAGACACTGATTCCTTTGTACAGTATATCACTACCATTTTTGGTCCTTTTGTATCTTTAGAAATTGCTCGATTTCTAATTGCTCAATTACTAATTTAGAATgtcttgtatttatatatatgccTGAAAGTTGTTAAAATCTGAAAACTACATTTCTGGTTTTAGTTCGgccttcttcttgttctgttctgagtacCGCCCAAAAATCAAAGGCGAGCATCCTGGCTTATCCATTGGTGATGTTGCGAAGAAACTAGGAGAGATGTGGAACAACACTGCTGCGGATGACAAGCAGCCCTATGAAAAGAAGGCcgccaagctgaaggagaagtatgAGAAGGTAAGGAGGATGGCAGGGAACCTCAGATGTGTGAGGGGATTGTACTTGAGAGCTCATCTTAATTTCCTCTTTGTTTGCAgacttaaatttttttccatataGGAAGGGCCAACAGTGTGTTCGTTTTTCCAATAATCTGACTTGAGGCAGGGCATTTAAgctgttttagttttatttcttaatatataTCCAAATTTGGGGGAAATTTGTAGTGAGGATGGTTTCTAAGTGGTTATATGCATATACTACAAAAATAGATTGGGCCAAGTAACTAACTGTACTGCCTACATACAAATACTCATTGTATGTTCACTTTGGATTAAATAAAATTGCTTAAATTTCAAGCTTGCCAAGGTAACTGTCAGTAGAATGGAGGAAAATTATAATTCCAATTCATAAATTAAAATACCTA from Rattus norvegicus strain BN/NHsdMcwi chromosome 12, GRCr8, whole genome shotgun sequence includes the following:
- the Hmgb1 gene encoding high mobility group protein B1 isoform X1, giving the protein MGKGDPKKPRGKMSSYAFFVQTCREEHKKKHPDASVNFSEFSKKCSERWKTMSAKEKGKFEDMAKADKARYEREMKTYIPPKGETKKKFKDPNAPKRPPSAFFLFCSEYRPKIKGEHPGLSIGDVAKKLGEMWNNTAADDKQPYEKKAAKLKEKYEKDIAAYRAKGKPDAAKKGVVKAEKSKKKKEEEDDEEDEEDEEEEEEEEDEDEEEDDDDE